CACCATTCCCCGAGGCAATGTCTCAAATTCCCATGCCTGTGCCTCCCTCATCCCACAGAGCACAGTGCGCTTCCCTAGCAGCAGAAGGAGCGACAGACATCTGCGTCTGGCACTGAGCTGCTCCAGTGGACAAGGTCCCATCAGGCATTCAGACTCCATCACGCAGACACAGAGCCTCCACAGCTTGGCTGGGACCCTGGGCCACACCCCCAATCACAAACAGCCGAGGCCCAGCCTGCAGACTAGAACAGGAGCAACGTGCTGTGGGCATGACAGGCAGTGCCTCCCAGCGCCTCCGTGCAAGGCTGAAGCCCTCCACAGAGCCCAGAGGGCACGGCTGGTTTCCTGCAAGAAGGAGACAGAGGTTGTAAAGGGTACAGGCTACAGGGCTCCAGCTCTATTGCTCCCTGAGCCCAGAGTATGGCCCAGCAGGCATCACCCCAGGATGGGCTATCAGTACCTTACTGCTCATTGCCCCCatttaccattcattcattcattcatccattcgttcgttcatttattcctatttgtccattcattccatggtcatttgttctgtttctgtctCCTAGGCCCCTGCTGGCACAAAGTCCTGAGTCAGGCACTGAGGATATCCCAAGGGCTGGGCCATGCAGACCATACCCCCTGCCTGCTTCACAAGTTGGGAAAGGGAAGCTCACAAAGCCCTGAACACTGGAGAGCCTAGAGAAGGGCAGGAGGTGGTGCTCAGGCTGGGGGCCACTCCTTCCTGTCTTGAGCTGCCCTCCATGTCTAGCCCCAGAGACTCACCAAGGCCCCCGATGGCCACGATGTGACCCCCAAGGGAGCCAACCACAAAGTCAGCCCTCTTATCCCTCATACGCAGGCCACGGGGCAGCTTGGTCCAGGACCCTGCAAGAGAGGGGAGGTCAGATCTGGCCCCCCCACACTGTGCCCCTCCATCCCATGGAGAGAGGGAAGACAGCCCAGGCCAGTCACTGCTCACCATGCTCCAGGTCGAACATCTCCACAGTGTTGACAAAGTGTGGGCGAGAGTAGAAATTGTGGGGCCCAGGCTGCTGTAGGCCACCCAGACTAAAGACGCTGCCTTCGGCCATGGCGCAGCCAGCAAAGGCCCGGCGGCTAGGCAGGCTTGGGTGCCGGGTCCAGGTACGGGCCTCCAGATCAAAGGCCTCAAAAGCAGTCACTGGAAGCTTGCCCTGGCGGCCCCCTGCCAATGGAATTGGGGCACCTGGGAGGGAGCCCTGGGGGCCTGGCAGGCTTCTCCTCTACCAGTTTGCTGAGCCTTCACCACTGCCCACCCCAGCCACCTATACCCAGCTGTGTGCACACCAAAGAAGGGATGGCCCACCCCTCAGATCCTCAGGCACTGGGGTTTGGTTTTCCAACTGCAGCAGTGCCACCACAGGTCGGAGCCTACAAGCAAGCCTGGCTCACCCCAACAAAGCTTCTCTCGTCCCTCCATCCTGCACTAAGCCTAATCCCAGCTAACTACAGGGATAGGTGCTTCTGGACTTCAAGCCCCTTTCCCACATCCCCCAGGCCCTTACCCAGGACATAAATCTTGTTCCCGTGCAGGAAGGTGGACGCCCCATAGCAGGGTGTAGGCATGGAGGGTAGCGAAAGCCAGCAGTCCCGGCGGGGCTCATATACCCGAACCTGGGCCTGGGGTGCCGTGTCTGGGCCCATTCCCCCAAGAGCATACACCATTCCATCTGCATAGAAAAGAATAGTTCAGACTGTACCATGGCCTGGCCAGAGTACCCCACACTGACAGCTGCCCTGGTCAGGCCTAGGGGTGGCTGGGGACCTGCCAGGAGTGAGGGCTAGGAGAGCTAGGATTCCTGCTTTGGCCAGGGCCCCTCCAAGTGAAGAGCAAGAGGCAGCAGATCTAATTATAATCTGTCTCCGTCTCCCTGGAGACGCTATGGCAACCAAGTCTGGCATCCAAGCAGAACCAGACCTGGTCAGACCTGGAGGCCACAAGGTGGGAGCACCCCTGGGGGAAGGAGGGTAGAAAATGGTTTAAGGCAGTAGTGGAGGGCATATGGGGATCTGCTCAGCATGGAGCTCAGACTAGGGAGGGGCTCTGGGGATCAGTGAGGGG
This Rhinolophus sinicus isolate RSC01 linkage group LG10, ASM3656204v1, whole genome shotgun sequence DNA region includes the following protein-coding sequences:
- the KLHDC8B gene encoding kelch domain-containing protein 8B, producing MATGGSRAFAWQVFPPMPTCRVYGTVAYQDEHLLVLGGCGRAGMPLDTAETLDMASHTWLALAPLPTARAGAAAVVLDKQVLVVGGVDEGQSPVAAVEAFLPEEGRWERRATLPQAAMGIATVERDGMVYALGGMGPDTAPQAQVRVYEPRRDCWLSLPSMPTPCYGASTFLHGNKIYVLGGRQGKLPVTAFEAFDLEARTWTRHPSLPSRRAFAGCAMAEGSVFSLGGLQQPGPHNFYSRPHFVNTVEMFDLEHGSWTKLPRGLRMRDKRADFVVGSLGGHIVAIGGLGNQPCPLGSVEGFSLARRRWEALPVMPTARCSCSSLQAGPRLFVIGGVAQGPSQAVEALCLRDGV